In Clostridium omnivorum, the DNA window AACAATTATGTACTGAAGGTTATTCATTCCTATGAGGGAAGAAAATACCCTTATCTTTTAAATAGCGATTATAGCCATTATAACGGGGTAACTGAAAATATTATTTATAAAGGTTCTCTTATTGCAAAAGCTAACCCGGATGGGAGTAAATCAAGTCACTGTGTAGGATTGACTTATGAAGTTTTTTTTAAGGCAATGGAAGAGAGAAACAAGGAAGCAGGAATAGCACCAGACAATTTTAATAACATGACTATAAATAATATGAATGATTTTATGTTGACCTGGTATAATGCAAAAGGAACCCCTAAGTCAACTGGGGACCAACTTGCTGGTGCAATTTCTAAATATGGTCTTGGATCTCAAATCAATAGATTGGAAGATGCCAAAGCAGGAGACTTTATTGATTTTAGCAGAACAAAATCAGGACATGCTGCCGTATTTATCAATTGGTTAAAGAATGATAATGGCGATATAGTAGGCTTTAGGTACTGGTCAACTCAAGAGTCCACAAACGGAATTGCCTATAAGGAGGAATACTTTAGTGATAATCCACAAGGAACCTTCAAAGGCACTGTAAATAGAAATCAGCTATATATTGGGAGGGTTGGGCCAATCGCAAATTATAAATCCTTCTAAGTATAAGTTATATATTTTAATTCATAAAAATTCCTCTCATTATATATATAGTTTATTGTCTATATATAATGAGAGGAATTATTTAATATCACCATGTCTTAAAGCGTTTTTCCAGTAGAGCTACTCCTTTATACATAAGAAAAGCAATTGCAGCCAGAATTACAATACTTAGCATAACCATATCTAACTGAGCTATTTGGCCACCAAAAATGATTAAGAATCCAAGTCCTTCCTTTGCAACTAAAAATTCACCCATTATTACTCCCACCCAGGAAAGTCCTACATTTATTTTTAATGTAGATATTATAGTTGGGAGTGATGCAGGTATGATTAGATGATTTAATGTTTGAAGCTTTGAGGCTCCAAAGGTCTTTAGGAGTTTAATCTTGTCTTCATCTACAGATTTAAAACCGTTAAGAATATCTATTATTGTTACAACTATTGAAATTAACAAAGCAACTATGATAATTGCCTTCAGGCCATTACCTACCCAGAATATGATTATTGGAGCAAGAGCAACTTTAGGCAGTGCATTTAAAACAACAAGGTAAGGATCTGATACCTTAGAAGCAAAATCTGACCACCACAGGAGAATAGCAATAAATGTACCTAATATTGTACCTGTGATAAAGCCTACAATGGTTTCAAAACAAGTTATAAATATATTATTAAATAAATTACCTTCAGCATGCAGCATGACAAGTGATTTCCACATTCTTGAGGGGGTACTAGTTAAAAATGGATCAATCCATTTAAAATCTCCAGCTACTTCCCAGAGCACAAAGAATGCAACTAATATAAAAATACGTACAAAGGTAATTTCATGATTTTTCTTTTTTACACTTTTTAAATATCTTCTCTGTTCTTCACTTTCCTTCATCATTCAAATCAAGCTCCTTCCATATTTTATTGAAATAACATCTAAAATTCTCATCATCTCTTCTTTTTAGTGGGGTATTGCTTTCAGCTTTGAAATTTACATCAATGATATTTTTTATTCCAGCAGGTCTTTTAGAAAGAATAATGACTCTATCACTCATTGAAATAGCTTCTGATATATCATGAGTAACCATAATCACCGTTTTTCTTTGACTTTTAATTATTCCGGATATTTCATCACTAACATTAAGCCTGGTTTGATAATCCAATGCAGAAAAGGGTTCGTCCAAAAGTAAAAGCTCAGGTTTTAACGCCAATGTCCTGATTAGAGCAACTCTTTGCCTCATGCCTCCTGAAAGTTCACTGGGGTGGTGGTTTCTAAAATTCCATAGATTATATCTTTTTAATAATTCTTCAATAAGCTCTAAGGAATCTGCATTCATTTTATGCTGAATTTTTAAACCTAGTTTCACATTTTCAAGTACATTGAGCCATTCAAAAAGTTGATCTCTTTGAAACATATAACCTATTTTAGTAGACATATCTTCCATCTTTTCACCATCTAGGTATATTTCACCGCTGGAAGGTTTTAATAAGCCGCAGATAATATTTAATAGAGTTGATTTGCCACAACCTGATGGACCAACTATACTTACAAATTCTCCTTCATATAAAGAAAAGTTTATATCTTTAAGCGCTTCGGTTTCTCCCTTTAAGGAGTGATAATTCATATATATATGTTTAATTTCAACTTTATTGCTATTATTCATAAAATCATCTCCTTTAAATGTAATAACTATATTTCAGTATATGTAAAGAGGCTAATAATGTTAAAAAGTCACAGCCGGTTATACCCAGAAAATTATGGCATAGCCGGCTGAACTTAATTATTTCTTAGTTTCATTAACCACTTTTGTAGCAATACTTGTATTTACAATCTTACTAAAAGCTGGCCTTTCAGGAATTAAAGTCTTGTTATAACCTTCTATAAGGTTCTCAAGTATATTCAAATTTTCTTCTTTTAATATTGGATCATGTGCAAATGCATTAATTGCTCTGTAGTTTTTAGTTACGTTTGTTAAAATGTCAACATCGGTTCCAGGAAAGAAGGATTTGATTTGTCCAGCTACTTCAGCATCACTATGGCTGTCTACCCAAAGCTGCCCTTTGTATATGGCTCTTGTAAATTTTTCAATAACATCTGAATGCTTATCTAAGTATGATTTAGTCGTAAAGTAACAGGTATAAGGCATAGTTCCAACTTCCTTACCTACAGAAGCAACAATATAGCCAGATTTATCCTTTTCAAGCATACTTCCAGATGGCTCAAACAAAGCTGCATAGTCACCTGTTCCTCCCTTAAAGGCTCCTGGAGCTGCTGCAAAAGCAACATTAGTTATTATTTTGATGTTCTTTTCATTGACCAGACCATGCTTTTTTAGAGCATATTCAAGTGCCATTTCTGGTACTCCACCAGGTCTTCCTCCGAGGATAGTTTTACCTTCAAGACTTTCCCAGCTAAAGTTTGTTTCTGACTTTCTTGATACAAGGAATGATCCATCGGTTTGAGTTAATTGAGCAAACAAAATAGGATAGTCATCTCTCTTTTGCACATTAATATAGATTGTCTGTTCAGGACCGCAAAATCCTATATCGGCATTGCCACTCATAACTTCCTGCATAGTTTTATCTGCACCCTGCCCAGTAGTTAGGTCGATTTCAAGACCTTCTTCCTTAAAAAAACCTTGATTCATTGCGGCGTAGAAAGGAGCGTAGAATACTGAACGAGTAACTTCGTTTAACCTTACCTTTGTAGTAGTAGTTTTACTTTGAGAAGAAGGGGTTTTGTTTCCACAGCCAGCTAGAGTAGTAGAAATAAGTAAGAAAACAAGGAATAAAATTGAGACAACTGAAAATTTTCTTTTCATATGAACCTCCATAATTAATTAATATTAATTCATATTATGATGTTCATACTAAAAGTGCCACGGGGCATTTTGTTTACGCATATCAATAAGGCAATAATTAATTATAATCTGAGAACATCTAATTGGATGGAAGAAAAATAATTCTAAACTACTATACAAGATATTATGAATAAATAGAAAAAATAATGTTATTAATAGAATGTGATCTGTTTAATGTGGATTCTACAAGCAAATTGTAAATTCGACCATTTTACCAAATAATTAGTAAAACATGAAGGGTTTTGTTTAGCATATGTCGAATAGTTAGTAAAAAAATATGATTCTTGAGAGGTGCAAATTCTATGATAGTTAGAAATTGTGATATAGACATAGAATCACTGAATATGAAGGACGTTATAAACATTAATTTGCTTCAGACCTTCCAGGACAATTTTGCAGAAAGCATGGATATAGCAAGCATTACAGTAGATAGAAATGGAAGTCCTTTAACTAGCCCAAGTTCTTATACAAGTTTTTGCATTGATTATGTTCATTCAACTCCTATTGGAGATAGCAGATGTGCTGAGTGCCATAAAAAGGCTGGGGAAATAGCTGTTCAAACGGGGAAACCATATATATATACTTGTCATGCGGGATTAATTGATTTTGCTGCACCAATTTTAATAAATGGGCATCAGATTGGTACTATATTAGGTGGACAAGTATTAACAAAAATACCTGATGAAGCAACTTATAGAAAAGTAGCAAGAGAAATACAGGTGAATGAGGATAAGCTTGTTGATTCTGTAAAAAAAATTAAAATAACCACAGAAAAAAATATTAGAGCTGCGGCAGAACTTTTATATATATATGCAAATTCACTTTCTAAAATAGGCTACGAAGAATTAAAGCTCAAAAATAGTTCTAAATTACTAGAGAATGAAGTATCAAGAACAAATCTATTACTAGAGGAATCAAAAAGGGCTAACGAATTAATGACTCAACAATTTTCAATATTATCTCATGAATTAAAAACTCCACTTAATATTATTTTTAGTTCCTTACAGCTATTAGAAAGCTGTTATAAAGCAAGTTCCTTAGTTCCTGAAACTGGAATGTTTTTAAAATACTCCAATATAATGAAGCAGAACTGCTACAGATTGACTAGACTCATAAATAACATAGTAGATATGAACAAAATTGAACTTGGGTTTTCAAGTTTAAATTTAAAAAATAGTAATATAATCGAGGTAATTGAAAATATAACTTTGTCAGTTGTTGAACATGCAAGCTTAAAAAATATTAGTATAGTTTTTGATACTGATGTTGAAGAAAAAATAATCTCCTGTGATTCAGAGAAAATTGAAAGAATTATGCTGAATTTATTATCAAATGCAATTAAGTTTACCGAAGCAGGAGGAAGTGTAATTGTAAGTATATGTGATAAAAATGATTATATACTTATTTCAGTAAAGGATAGCGGCATTGGAATTCCAGAGGATATGCTTGAAAAAATATTTGATACTTTTACACAAGTTGATGGTTCATTAACAAGAAATACTGAAGGCAGCGGGATAGGTTTGTCTATTGTAAAATCCTTTACTGAAATGCATGGCGGTGAAGTTACTGCAAAAAGTCAATTGGGTAAGGGCAGTGATTTCATAATCAAAATGCCAGTTAATAATATTGAGAATGAATCCAATACGGATAATCAAGAAGATAGCAGCTTAAATGATAATGAGGAAAAAGTTAATATGGAATTTTCTGATGTATATTTATAATTAGATGAATTATGAGAATGATTTTGAGAGGGGATAATACAATTGAAATTTTGTGTTTTGATGGGAAGTCCTAGGTTAAAAGGAAATACAGCTGAATTATTAAAGCCTTTTATAGCTGAGCTTGAAGATAAAAAAGCTGAGATTACTTACATATCTTTAGCTACAAAAAACATTTTACCCTGTAAGGGCTGCTATGCTTGCCAGGATGTTAGTGGTGAATATGGTTGTGTACAGCAAGATGATACAGCAGAAATAATAGAAAAAATAGTTGACTGTGATTGCGTTGTTTTGGCAACTCCTATATATTCATGGTATTGCACAGCACCTATGAAGGCTTTACTTGATAGACATTATGGGCTCAATAAGTTTTATGGCAGTGCTAAAGGTTCGCTATGGAAAGGTAAAAAGATAGCAATAGTAGCTACACATGGATATGATGCAGAATATGGTGCGGGTCCTTTTGAAACTGGTATTAGGAGATTATGCCAACATTCTAATTTAGAATATATGGGTATGTATTCTGTTCGAGATGAGGAAAATATAGCATCATTTCAAACTGAGAAGGCAATGAATGGAGCAAGAGTTTTTGCCAGAAAGTTACTTGAAAACGATACTGATGCTTAAAAGAGCTGTAATGACTTAACTAAACTAGAACCCCTCGGAAAAACCGAGGGGTTAATATTAAACATTTATCCTAATTACTAATACTTGGAAACCAAGTTAATAATATATCGTTAGGTATTTTCGTGCCATGCACACTTTCTCCCATTTTAACATTTGGCTTAAGCTTTCCATGATAATCACTTCCACCTGAGGAGTATAGATTGTGCTCACAACAATAGTTAAGCAGATACTTTGTTTTGTCAATGGAATGGAGAGAATGATAGCATTCGATACCATCTAGTGCATTTAGTGAAATTATTGAACTTAGAAATTCATCATGATCATCTACTATATATCCATAAAGATGTGCTAGAAAGGATTTACCACCTGCTTTTTTTATGAGAGCAGCAGCTTCCTGTACTGTTAGATAATCCTTCATCTGATCAAGGAAAAATGGGCTTTCTTTATTATTCACGCAGGTTCTGTAAAATGCATTTAGACTTTCCCATATTTCTTTAGTAAAATATTTTTCATTCTCAGGATATTTTCTAAGATCAGCATGCATTATCTGTGTAGCAAAGTACTTACCATCAATTGATAAATTTTCAGTATATTTTAAGTTAAGATTTCGGCATACTTCCTTCATTTTTCTAAGATAATTATTTTCTCTTTCAT includes these proteins:
- a CDS encoding sensor histidine kinase, which produces MIVRNCDIDIESLNMKDVININLLQTFQDNFAESMDIASITVDRNGSPLTSPSSYTSFCIDYVHSTPIGDSRCAECHKKAGEIAVQTGKPYIYTCHAGLIDFAAPILINGHQIGTILGGQVLTKIPDEATYRKVAREIQVNEDKLVDSVKKIKITTEKNIRAAAELLYIYANSLSKIGYEELKLKNSSKLLENEVSRTNLLLEESKRANELMTQQFSILSHELKTPLNIIFSSLQLLESCYKASSLVPETGMFLKYSNIMKQNCYRLTRLINNIVDMNKIELGFSSLNLKNSNIIEVIENITLSVVEHASLKNISIVFDTDVEEKIISCDSEKIERIMLNLLSNAIKFTEAGGSVIVSICDKNDYILISVKDSGIGIPEDMLEKIFDTFTQVDGSLTRNTEGSGIGLSIVKSFTEMHGGEVTAKSQLGKGSDFIIKMPVNNIENESNTDNQEDSSLNDNEEKVNMEFSDVYL
- a CDS encoding ABC transporter substrate-binding protein; this encodes MKRKFSVVSILFLVFLLISTTLAGCGNKTPSSQSKTTTTKVRLNEVTRSVFYAPFYAAMNQGFFKEEGLEIDLTTGQGADKTMQEVMSGNADIGFCGPEQTIYINVQKRDDYPILFAQLTQTDGSFLVSRKSETNFSWESLEGKTILGGRPGGVPEMALEYALKKHGLVNEKNIKIITNVAFAAAPGAFKGGTGDYAALFEPSGSMLEKDKSGYIVASVGKEVGTMPYTCYFTTKSYLDKHSDVIEKFTRAIYKGQLWVDSHSDAEVAGQIKSFFPGTDVDILTNVTKNYRAINAFAHDPILKEENLNILENLIEGYNKTLIPERPAFSKIVNTSIATKVVNETKK
- a CDS encoding flavodoxin family protein — its product is MKFCVLMGSPRLKGNTAELLKPFIAELEDKKAEITYISLATKNILPCKGCYACQDVSGEYGCVQQDDTAEIIEKIVDCDCVVLATPIYSWYCTAPMKALLDRHYGLNKFYGSAKGSLWKGKKIAIVATHGYDAEYGAGPFETGIRRLCQHSNLEYMGMYSVRDEENIASFQTEKAMNGARVFARKLLENDTDA
- a CDS encoding ABC transporter permease, yielding MMKESEEQRRYLKSVKKKNHEITFVRIFILVAFFVLWEVAGDFKWIDPFLTSTPSRMWKSLVMLHAEGNLFNNIFITCFETIVGFITGTILGTFIAILLWWSDFASKVSDPYLVVLNALPKVALAPIIIFWVGNGLKAIIIVALLISIVVTIIDILNGFKSVDEDKIKLLKTFGASKLQTLNHLIIPASLPTIISTLKINVGLSWVGVIMGEFLVAKEGLGFLIIFGGQIAQLDMVMLSIVILAAIAFLMYKGVALLEKRFKTW
- a CDS encoding ABC transporter ATP-binding protein, producing the protein MNNSNKVEIKHIYMNYHSLKGETEALKDINFSLYEGEFVSIVGPSGCGKSTLLNIICGLLKPSSGEIYLDGEKMEDMSTKIGYMFQRDQLFEWLNVLENVKLGLKIQHKMNADSLELIEELLKRYNLWNFRNHHPSELSGGMRQRVALIRTLALKPELLLLDEPFSALDYQTRLNVSDEISGIIKSQRKTVIMVTHDISEAISMSDRVIILSKRPAGIKNIIDVNFKAESNTPLKRRDDENFRCYFNKIWKELDLNDEGK
- a CDS encoding PHP domain-containing protein; the encoded protein is MIDLHIHTTTSDGSDEPMDILIKAQQLGLEYISITDHDSISAYKKLNDINIDNYFKGKLIHGCEFSAVHNGKPIEILGYGLDFEVISSTGLVSDERFYERENNYLRKMKEVCRNLNLKYTENLSIDGKYFATQIMHADLRKYPENEKYFTKEIWESLNAFYRTCVNNKESPFFLDQMKDYLTVQEAAALIKKAGGKSFLAHLYGYIVDDHDEFLSSIISLNALDGIECYHSLHSIDKTKYLLNYCCEHNLYSSGGSDYHGKLKPNVKMGESVHGTKIPNDILLTWFPSISN